A genomic region of Enterococcus sp. 12C11_DIV0727 contains the following coding sequences:
- a CDS encoding PTS mannose/fructose/sorbose transporter subunit IIAB, with translation MNYLIVAHGQYAEACLSSCEMITGKHHTIFAVSFTEELSRDDLIEKITFILESHNEEFIILTDIFGGTPYNAAKILYESREKIVGILTGISLQLLIPIALGERVADVITNTDQIVSFEGKKEENVKTTQPLDSVNVDKNGIVQIRIDERLIHGQVATSWIGNLSATRVMIIDDTIVKSDMEKSALRAACPKNSKLSILTVENAANRINEGLYKNERLLIIVKTPFIVKQLFELGTKIPSVTLGNMSKKENRELLKKSVYISKEELNDLLYLDQKNVNVVVQMVPNEEKKKITDYL, from the coding sequence ATGAACTATCTTATCGTTGCACATGGACAATATGCTGAAGCTTGCTTGTCTAGTTGTGAAATGATTACTGGAAAGCACCATACTATTTTTGCTGTCTCTTTCACAGAAGAATTGTCGCGTGATGACTTGATTGAAAAAATCACTTTCATTTTGGAGAGTCATAATGAAGAGTTTATTATTCTTACGGATATTTTTGGAGGAACGCCTTATAATGCGGCAAAAATACTTTACGAAAGCCGAGAAAAAATCGTAGGAATCTTAACGGGTATTTCATTACAATTGTTAATTCCGATTGCTTTAGGTGAACGAGTTGCCGATGTGATTACAAATACGGATCAAATCGTCAGCTTTGAAGGAAAAAAAGAGGAAAATGTAAAAACAACTCAACCGCTAGACTCAGTAAATGTCGACAAAAATGGCATCGTTCAAATTAGAATTGATGAACGACTGATTCATGGTCAAGTGGCAACATCATGGATCGGTAACTTATCTGCAACCAGAGTCATGATTATTGATGATACGATTGTTAAAAGCGATATGGAAAAATCAGCACTTCGAGCAGCTTGTCCTAAAAATAGTAAATTGAGTATTTTAACGGTTGAGAATGCTGCGAATAGAATAAATGAAGGCCTTTACAAAAATGAACGACTGTTAATAATAGTGAAAACCCCTTTTATTGTGAAACAACTATTTGAACTTGGTACGAAGATCCCCTCTGTTACGCTTGGAAATATGTCTAAGAAGGAAAATCGAGAACTGTTGAAAAAATCGGTTTATATTTCTAAGGAAGAGTTAAATGATTTGTTGTACCTTGATCAGAAAAATGTCAATGTCGTTGT
- a CDS encoding alpha-L-fucosidase yields the protein MVREIDWPNNYGDPEWFVHDRFGLFIHFGLYSVAARHEWGMTLEEQSLAEYQKYFEVFEPDLLKPEEWAKKAKDIGFKYVVITVKHHDGFALWDTAFSEYNITNTPYGKDLLSELVSAFKNEGIRIGFYYSLLDWQRADFLVDGYHPERNNLEYIEAHPGNMLTYQQFMKDQITELLTNYGEIDYLWFDFSYPSRDWGNSVGKGRDDWDSENLEKLILTLQPQIIINDRLDLHRGVGTPEQYQRSGGMEKNGKELIWESCQTLNGSWGYDRNNLDWKSSETIIKLLVDNVSKNGNMLLNVGPNGRGEWDKTSLDILNGVQTWMNYHSQAIYGCGSSPYKAPLDCRFTQKGNRLYLHLFSWPYRTVLLDGLGGKIQFARLLSDGSEIQFKDSKTITGIRPSYKDLRKEITEVNIKESLDPASVVLNLPIQKPFENVPVIELILKEEL from the coding sequence ATGGTAAGAGAAATTGATTGGCCGAACAATTACGGTGATCCTGAATGGTTTGTCCATGATCGGTTTGGTTTGTTTATTCATTTTGGTTTATATTCAGTGGCCGCGCGTCATGAATGGGGGATGACTTTAGAAGAACAAAGTTTAGCTGAGTATCAAAAATACTTTGAAGTGTTTGAGCCAGATCTATTAAAGCCAGAAGAATGGGCCAAAAAGGCAAAAGATATTGGGTTTAAGTATGTTGTGATCACAGTCAAACACCACGATGGGTTTGCACTATGGGATACAGCGTTTTCCGAGTATAACATCACGAATACACCTTATGGGAAGGATCTTCTCAGCGAATTAGTTTCAGCTTTTAAAAATGAAGGCATTCGTATTGGTTTTTACTATTCGTTGCTTGATTGGCAAAGGGCAGATTTCCTAGTTGATGGGTACCATCCAGAGCGGAATAATTTGGAATATATTGAGGCTCATCCAGGCAATATGCTGACCTATCAGCAATTTATGAAAGACCAGATCACGGAATTGCTGACAAATTATGGAGAAATTGATTATCTCTGGTTTGATTTTTCCTATCCTAGCAGAGATTGGGGAAATTCAGTAGGAAAAGGAAGAGATGATTGGGATTCTGAAAACTTAGAAAAATTGATTTTAACGCTTCAGCCTCAAATTATTATCAATGACCGTTTGGATCTTCATAGAGGTGTTGGGACGCCAGAGCAATATCAAAGATCAGGGGGGATGGAAAAAAATGGCAAAGAATTAATTTGGGAATCTTGTCAAACGTTAAATGGAAGTTGGGGCTATGATCGAAACAACTTAGATTGGAAAAGTAGTGAAACAATCATCAAATTATTAGTGGATAATGTGTCAAAGAATGGCAATATGTTGCTGAATGTCGGACCAAACGGCAGAGGTGAGTGGGATAAAACAAGTTTAGATATTTTAAACGGTGTCCAAACATGGATGAACTATCATTCTCAAGCTATTTACGGATGTGGAAGCAGTCCCTACAAGGCGCCTTTAGATTGTCGTTTTACGCAAAAAGGCAATCGCTTATATCTTCATCTTTTTTCATGGCCCTATCGTACCGTTTTACTGGATGGGTTGGGCGGTAAAATTCAATTTGCCCGTTTGCTGAGTGATGGATCTGAAATTCAATTTAAAGACTCTAAAACGATTACGGGTATTCGTCCATCCTATAAAGATTTACGTAAGGAAATCACAGAGGTCAATATTAAAGAATCGCTTGATCCAGCATCTGTTGTATTAAATTTACCGATTCAAAAGCCATTCGAAAATGTTCCTGTAATTGAATTGATTCTAAAGGAGGAGTTGTAA
- a CDS encoding GntR family transcriptional regulator, producing the protein MKKYEHIVNDIKKQIQEKSVFPGNRLPTEKTLMETYNVSKTTITKALSTLENLNLIYRKQGSGTFVTKSMVDKKVYFTENNRFSTMDTQKTELVNIYESDDKINNHLLTVERAEKVYVVERVKYVNGHPFTLQRNFIPERYFSKFDFITAKDGLSVSKNFYNYFQINTFTTEFEETIQIIDDVSKEDLAKMNLSVGTPVIKFYKKSFIDGEVYEIIETFLDYKHYQLTLKSF; encoded by the coding sequence GTGAAGAAATATGAACATATTGTGAATGATATTAAAAAACAAATTCAAGAGAAGTCTGTTTTTCCAGGGAATCGGCTACCAACAGAAAAAACACTGATGGAAACATATAATGTTAGTAAAACAACGATTACTAAAGCTTTGTCTACATTAGAAAATCTGAATTTAATTTACAGAAAGCAAGGCTCCGGAACCTTTGTGACAAAATCGATGGTGGATAAGAAAGTTTATTTTACAGAAAATAATCGTTTCTCTACGATGGATACACAGAAAACAGAATTAGTTAATATTTATGAAAGCGATGACAAAATCAATAATCATCTTTTGACAGTGGAACGAGCTGAGAAGGTTTACGTCGTTGAACGAGTAAAGTATGTTAATGGTCACCCCTTTACCTTACAACGAAATTTCATTCCAGAACGATACTTTTCAAAATTCGATTTTATTACAGCCAAAGATGGACTTTCAGTTTCAAAAAATTTTTACAACTATTTTCAGATCAATACATTTACAACAGAATTTGAAGAAACAATTCAAATAATCGATGATGTTTCAAAAGAGGACTTGGCAAAAATGAATCTAAGTGTTGGAACACCCGTCATTAAATTCTATAAAAAAAGCTTTATTGATGGGGAAGTTTATGAAATCATCGAAACATTTTTAGATTATAAGCATTATCAGCTAACGCTGAAATCTTTTTGA
- a CDS encoding DeoR/GlpR family DNA-binding transcription regulator: MLENERQEEILAVIKQKKYIKPKELSEALFVSLSTIRRDLIHLEKLGLIHKHHGQVSLFENNEPAHELREKNHNQEKNYIAKIASNYLENGKTLFLDSSTTTNALCPYINEFSNLTIITNSLKNALDLSSNTANRVIVPGGTLKPFSVSLLGEKTSSFIQEFNADLAFFSCKSFDLSGVYEEDFQQGYLKNNMIAHAKTAILLSDMSKLYKKNFFTFSTYAAIDTIVLDQKPDNKFIEMCSSNECELAW, translated from the coding sequence ATGCTTGAAAATGAACGACAAGAAGAAATTTTAGCGGTTATAAAACAGAAGAAATACATAAAACCAAAAGAACTAAGTGAAGCCTTATTTGTTAGTCTCTCAACGATTAGAAGAGACCTTATCCACCTTGAAAAATTAGGTTTGATTCATAAGCATCATGGGCAAGTATCACTTTTTGAAAATAATGAACCTGCACATGAATTAAGAGAAAAAAATCATAATCAAGAAAAAAACTACATTGCTAAAATTGCTTCCAACTATTTAGAAAACGGTAAAACACTCTTTTTAGACTCAAGCACCACAACAAATGCATTATGTCCGTATATCAATGAATTTAGTAATCTTACAATTATTACCAATAGTTTGAAAAATGCTCTCGACCTCTCAAGTAATACTGCTAATCGAGTGATTGTGCCTGGTGGAACGTTAAAGCCATTTTCTGTTTCATTATTAGGAGAAAAAACGTCTTCCTTCATTCAAGAATTTAATGCAGATTTAGCCTTTTTCTCATGTAAAAGTTTTGATTTGTCAGGAGTCTATGAAGAGGATTTTCAACAGGGGTATTTGAAAAACAATATGATTGCACATGCGAAAACGGCCATCTTATTGAGTGATATGTCGAAATTATATAAGAAAAACTTTTTTACTTTTTCTACGTACGCAGCCATTGATACTATTGTTCTTGATCAAAAGCCGGATAATAAATTTATTGAAATGTGTTCTAGCAATGAATGTGAATTGGCTTGGTAA
- the lepA gene encoding translation elongation factor 4, which translates to MNINEMKQRQEKIRNFSIIAHIDHGKSTLADRILQKTETVSDREMQDQLLDAMDLERERGITIKLNAVELTYTAKDGEDYIFHLIDTPGHVDFTYEVSRSLAACEGAILVVDAAQGIEAQTLANVYLALDNDLEIIPVINKIDLPAADPERVRTEIEDVIGIDASEAVLASAKAGIGIEEILEQIVDLVPAPTGDLEAPLKALIFDSVYDSYRGVILNVRIMDGVVKPGDKIMMMNNNKTFEVTDVGIFSPKPISRDFLMVGDVGYITAAIKTVRDTQVGDTVTLANNPAKEALAGYRKMNPMVYCGLYPIDNSRYVELREALEKLQLNDAALQFEAESSQALGFGYRCGFLGLLHMDVIQERLEREFNLDLITTAPSVIYHVTKTDGTKIVVDNPAEFPDQSTVDFVEEPYVKATIMVPNEYVGAVMEISQRKRGEFVTMDYLDEYRVNVVYDMPLSEIVYDFFDRLKSGTKGYASLDYEMIGYRKSNLSKMDILLNSEKVDALSFIVHKDFAFERGKVIVEKLKKLIPRQQFEVPIQAAIGQKITARSTIKALRKNVLAKCYGGDISRKRKLLEKQKDGKKRMKQVGSVEVPQEAFMAVLKMDEDEPKK; encoded by the coding sequence ATGAATATAAATGAAATGAAGCAAAGACAAGAGAAAATTCGTAACTTTTCCATTATTGCTCATATTGACCATGGGAAATCCACTCTAGCTGACCGGATTTTACAAAAAACAGAAACGGTTTCTGATCGTGAAATGCAAGATCAATTATTGGATGCGATGGATCTAGAACGTGAACGTGGTATTACGATTAAATTGAATGCTGTTGAACTGACTTATACAGCGAAAGATGGGGAAGATTATATCTTCCATCTAATCGACACCCCAGGGCACGTGGATTTTACCTATGAGGTATCAAGAAGTTTAGCGGCCTGCGAAGGAGCTATTTTAGTCGTTGATGCAGCACAAGGGATCGAAGCACAAACGTTAGCCAACGTTTATTTAGCCTTAGATAATGATTTAGAAATTATTCCAGTCATCAATAAAATCGATTTACCAGCAGCTGATCCAGAACGAGTTCGTACAGAAATCGAAGATGTGATTGGGATCGATGCTAGTGAGGCTGTTCTAGCAAGTGCCAAAGCTGGAATTGGGATCGAAGAGATCTTAGAACAAATCGTAGATCTAGTGCCAGCTCCAACTGGGGATCTTGAAGCACCTTTGAAAGCATTGATTTTTGATTCAGTTTATGACAGTTATCGTGGGGTTATTTTAAATGTCCGAATCATGGATGGCGTCGTAAAACCTGGTGATAAAATCATGATGATGAATAACAATAAAACCTTTGAAGTAACCGATGTCGGTATTTTCTCACCAAAACCGATCAGCCGTGATTTCTTAATGGTTGGGGATGTAGGTTACATTACAGCCGCAATCAAAACGGTTCGCGATACCCAAGTAGGGGATACTGTGACATTAGCAAATAATCCTGCCAAAGAGGCATTAGCAGGCTATCGCAAAATGAATCCGATGGTTTATTGCGGATTGTACCCAATCGATAACTCTCGCTATGTTGAATTACGTGAAGCCCTAGAAAAATTACAATTAAATGATGCGGCTTTGCAGTTTGAAGCGGAATCTTCTCAAGCTTTAGGATTTGGTTATCGTTGTGGATTTTTAGGTTTATTGCATATGGACGTGATTCAAGAACGTTTAGAACGAGAGTTTAATCTTGATTTGATTACAACAGCTCCATCAGTAATTTATCATGTAACTAAGACTGATGGAACGAAAATCGTGGTCGATAATCCAGCGGAATTTCCCGATCAAAGTACTGTTGATTTTGTAGAAGAACCTTATGTAAAAGCAACGATCATGGTACCAAATGAATACGTTGGGGCTGTAATGGAAATTTCGCAACGAAAACGTGGCGAATTCGTTACCATGGATTATTTGGATGAATACCGTGTGAATGTTGTTTACGATATGCCGTTATCAGAGATTGTGTATGACTTCTTTGACCGGTTGAAATCTGGAACGAAAGGTTATGCATCTTTAGATTATGAAATGATTGGTTACCGTAAGAGTAATTTATCTAAGATGGATATTTTATTAAATTCAGAAAAAGTCGATGCATTGAGTTTTATTGTGCATAAAGATTTTGCTTTTGAACGTGGTAAAGTAATTGTTGAGAAGTTGAAAAAATTAATTCCTCGCCAACAATTTGAAGTGCCAATCCAAGCAGCGATCGGTCAAAAAATCACCGCACGTTCAACGATCAAAGCATTGCGTAAAAATGTTTTGGCTAAGTGTTATGGTGGAGATATTTCACGTAAACGTAAGCTATTGGAGAAACAAAAAGATGGTAAGAAACGAATGAAACAAGTTGGCTCTGTTGAAGTACCGCAAGAGGCGTTCATGGCAGTTCTGAAAATGGACGAGGACGAACCCAAGAAGTAG
- a CDS encoding GNAT family N-acetyltransferase yields the protein MDQKEFRDSLELKAVDEKYVDQFNELLSYVFQFTEADLEESGYESKKELIKSKQPILEQSKVFGWFHEDQLISQIAIYPCEVNIHGTLFKMGGITGVGTYPEYANHGLMQDLIHLALKNMREDQQWISYLYPYSIPYYRRKGWEIMSDKLSFKIRDTQLPKQVEVPGMVERVSVDHEDVFTVYAKFARQNHGALIRSEFNWEEYWRFENEDERTAAVYYGANQEPLGVLFYWVAEDVFHIKEMFYINQEARNGLWNFISAHFSMIDWAEGDIYKNEPLAFLLDDSQIKETIEPYYMARIVDVKEMLLAYPYASTAKPFHFIVSDPVAEWNNGVFSLLWDEDDQVSVSDEPLGQPVQIDIQTLTCLLMNYRRPTYLHRIERLETDKETLNSLERIFPDQEAYFSDYF from the coding sequence ATGGACCAAAAAGAGTTCAGAGATAGTTTAGAATTAAAAGCCGTAGATGAAAAATATGTAGATCAATTTAATGAGTTATTGAGTTATGTCTTTCAGTTTACAGAAGCTGATTTAGAAGAAAGCGGCTATGAAAGTAAAAAAGAATTGATCAAATCAAAACAACCAATTTTAGAACAATCAAAAGTTTTTGGTTGGTTCCACGAAGATCAATTGATTTCTCAAATTGCCATTTATCCTTGTGAGGTCAATATTCACGGAACCCTTTTCAAAATGGGTGGGATCACGGGCGTGGGGACCTATCCAGAATATGCGAATCACGGTTTGATGCAGGATTTGATTCATCTTGCCCTTAAAAATATGCGAGAGGATCAACAATGGATTTCTTACCTTTACCCTTACAGTATTCCTTATTACCGTAGGAAAGGTTGGGAGATCATGTCCGATAAACTATCGTTCAAAATTCGTGATACCCAACTACCGAAACAAGTTGAAGTACCTGGTATGGTGGAGCGTGTCAGTGTTGATCATGAAGATGTCTTTACTGTCTATGCCAAATTTGCCCGACAAAATCATGGTGCCTTGATCCGTAGTGAATTTAACTGGGAAGAATATTGGCGCTTTGAAAATGAAGATGAACGAACCGCAGCTGTCTATTATGGTGCGAATCAAGAACCGTTAGGTGTGCTCTTTTACTGGGTAGCGGAAGATGTCTTTCATATTAAAGAAATGTTTTATATCAATCAGGAAGCTCGTAATGGCTTATGGAATTTCATTTCAGCTCATTTCTCTATGATTGATTGGGCTGAAGGCGATATTTATAAAAATGAACCGTTAGCCTTTTTACTAGATGACAGTCAAATCAAAGAAACCATCGAACCTTATTACATGGCCAGAATCGTGGATGTAAAAGAAATGTTGCTAGCTTATCCCTATGCAAGTACTGCAAAACCGTTTCATTTTATCGTAAGTGATCCTGTGGCTGAATGGAATAATGGTGTATTCAGTCTCTTATGGGATGAAGATGATCAGGTTTCTGTTTCCGATGAACCATTGGGACAACCTGTGCAGATCGATATTCAAACGTTGACTTGTCTACTAATGAACTATCGTCGCCCAACCTATCTACATCGGATCGAACGATTAGAGACAGATAAAGAAACCTTAAATTCATTAGAACGGATTTTCCCTGATCAAGAAGCTTATTTTAGCGATTATTTTTGA
- a CDS encoding nucleoside 2-deoxyribosyltransferase, producing MKIYFAGPMFAKADLLYNEFLVKQIRALDDSLEVYLPQENGAINDKTAYADSTMIAVADTERVLESDLLVAVLDGITIDAGVASEIGVAYAKNIPMIGLYTDTRQQGADNQKKLAALSETAENQFHYLNLYTIGLLKLNGTVATNEQDFLELIKEPFTK from the coding sequence ATGAAAATTTACTTTGCAGGCCCGATGTTTGCGAAAGCTGACTTACTTTACAACGAATTTTTGGTCAAACAAATTCGCGCTTTGGATGATTCACTGGAGGTTTACTTACCGCAAGAAAACGGTGCGATCAATGATAAAACAGCCTATGCAGACAGCACGATGATCGCAGTAGCTGATACTGAACGAGTCCTTGAAAGTGATCTATTAGTTGCTGTTTTAGATGGTATTACGATCGATGCTGGTGTGGCTTCTGAAATTGGGGTCGCTTATGCAAAAAACATCCCGATGATTGGTTTGTATACTGATACACGCCAACAAGGAGCCGATAATCAAAAGAAATTAGCGGCTTTGAGTGAGACTGCTGAGAATCAATTCCATTATCTTAATTTGTATACAATCGGCTTACTAAAATTAAATGGAACTGTTGCTACGAATGAACAAGATTTCTTAGAATTGATCAAAGAACCATTCACTAAATAA